The proteins below come from a single candidate division WOR-3 bacterium genomic window:
- a CDS encoding sigma-70 family RNA polymerase sigma factor, with translation MGEPQGSLPDLELVRKTQRGDISAFDELMMRYNRAVYRLAYSIVRSHADASDISQETFIRAYRAISRFDEQYRFYTWLHRICVNLCLNHLKRVQHQKLVPLPGTDTEGEWQDLPDPGTSPSDMEIRRDLDQALRKLPSDQRAVFVLRVKEELSYNEIAKMLGIPVGTVMSRLSRARLRLKELLKDYLPR, from the coding sequence ATGGGTGAGCCCCAGGGCAGCTTGCCGGACTTGGAACTAGTCCGCAAGACGCAGCGAGGCGACATCTCGGCATTTGACGAACTGATGATGAGATACAACCGGGCAGTCTACCGGCTAGCTTACTCGATAGTTAGGAGCCACGCCGACGCATCAGATATCTCTCAAGAGACTTTCATCCGTGCCTATCGGGCAATCAGCCGGTTTGATGAGCAGTACCGGTTCTACACTTGGCTGCACCGCATCTGCGTGAATCTGTGTCTTAACCACCTCAAGCGGGTCCAGCACCAGAAACTTGTGCCGTTGCCCGGTACTGATACCGAAGGTGAATGGCAGGACCTGCCCGACCCGGGCACATCGCCCTCAGACATGGAAATCAGACGAGACTTGGACCAGGCACTCAGGAAGTTACCCTCGGACCAGCGCGCGGTGTTTGTCTTGCGGGTCAAGGAGGAGTTGAGCTATAATGAGATTGCCAAGATGCTCGGAATACCAGTTGGTACCGTGATGTCGCGTCTTTCCCGGGCGCGACTGCGGCTTAAGGAGCTGCTGAAGGACTACCTGCCAAGATGA
- a CDS encoding TonB family protein, which translates to MMKRECMDCSELLGPYLDAELDDMRRHRVAAHLETCPECRRELAALEALHRLVREKDTGPTLADDYWDWHRFQVWKRIRTGRRPERQPAARHGLYLSRLGIVAAGVVVVLVVVVGGWRLVQIQTSTRHVEPTGVLGNVEDEAYFGGKQGQPFSKKERMATEDSGEEGRVLATAKPQLPPAQTSADREGLLETESKGSAGKPGPGLGGVVAAGEAEAARTGSADAAPAGRGAATGLTKPLGSGMAEAGSWADVPLSECEQAPVLVEIDDLPFVEPEDTATVLLRALVEPDGSVSRVEISRSSGVRLLDTIALYNVQRARFAPGIQHDRKVRCWVEVIRTFEPEAKPEKRDIPSENTGK; encoded by the coding sequence ATGATGAAACGCGAGTGCATGGACTGCTCCGAACTGCTTGGACCATACCTGGATGCGGAACTGGACGATATGCGTCGGCACAGGGTGGCAGCGCATCTCGAGACCTGCCCGGAATGCCGCAGGGAACTGGCTGCGCTGGAAGCGCTACACAGACTCGTGAGAGAGAAGGACACCGGGCCGACGCTGGCTGATGATTACTGGGACTGGCACCGATTTCAGGTCTGGAAGCGAATTCGGACAGGTCGCAGACCAGAGCGCCAGCCGGCAGCAAGGCACGGCCTCTATTTGTCTCGACTTGGCATTGTGGCGGCCGGTGTTGTGGTCGTGCTCGTCGTTGTAGTCGGCGGTTGGCGACTCGTGCAGATTCAGACCTCGACTAGGCATGTCGAGCCAACAGGAGTACTCGGCAACGTCGAGGACGAGGCCTATTTCGGAGGTAAACAAGGCCAGCCGTTCAGCAAGAAGGAACGGATGGCAACTGAGGACTCGGGCGAAGAGGGGCGGGTGCTGGCGACCGCTAAACCGCAGTTGCCACCAGCCCAGACCAGTGCGGACCGTGAAGGTTTACTTGAGACTGAAAGCAAGGGCTCGGCTGGGAAGCCCGGTCCCGGTCTGGGTGGCGTGGTAGCCGCCGGGGAAGCAGAGGCAGCACGAACCGGCTCGGCAGATGCGGCTCCGGCCGGCCGTGGGGCTGCGACAGGTCTGACCAAACCCTTAGGGTCCGGTATGGCCGAGGCTGGTTCGTGGGCAGATGTGCCGCTGTCTGAGTGCGAACAGGCACCGGTGCTAGTCGAAATAGACGACCTGCCATTTGTGGAGCCGGAAGATACAGCGACCGTACTGCTGCGGGCGCTGGTTGAGCCGGACGGCTCTGTATCCAGAGTCGAGATCAGCCGCTCGAGTGGCGTGCGACTTCTCGATACGATTGCTCTCTACAACGTGCAGCGGGCCCGCTTCGCACCGGGGATTCAGCACGACAGGAAGGTCCGTTGCTGGGTTGAGGTGATCCGGACTTTTGAGCCCGAAGCTAAGCCGGAAAAGAGAGACATACCGTCGGAGAACACTGGCAAGTAG